A stretch of the Vidua chalybeata isolate OUT-0048 chromosome Z, bVidCha1 merged haplotype, whole genome shotgun sequence genome encodes the following:
- the GPBP1 gene encoding vasculin isoform X1: MAQHDFAPAWLNFPTPPSSTKSSLNFEKHSENFSWTENRYEANRRRHNSSEGFDPNTGRPNGGHFGRKEKNGWRSQGRSGPENINQRGAYHGGGSCTHSSTFHCGKGGGLHESSVLDNETRKKEDKEVPNQFEAEDFPSLNPEYEREPNQNKSLAAGVWEYPLNPKSRSQRMLVIKKGRTKELRISGFPVVGNLRSQPVRNGTGTSVYKGLVPKPFTPPAKPTQWKSQAKENKLGNAFPHESAYGVGSFCPSKSTVKAFSVTQNSVKECNRSNSSSCVDKSGQPRLTKLTRMRTDKKSEFLKALKRDGVKEEHEDENHDGQEKDDESFSLHNSNSHCERDINRNFENEIPQENGNASITPEQIIQSSAFPQANVLSSSLEAEHRLLKEMGWQEDSENDETCAPLTEDEMREFQVISEQLQKNGLRKNGILKNGLICNFKFSPWKNSTFKPALENEDSETSSSDTSDDDEV; encoded by the exons TCATCACTGAATTTTGAGAAACATTCTGAAAATTTTTCGTGGACAGAGAATCGTTATGAAGCAAATCGCAGAAGACACAATTCTTCGGAAGGGTTTGATCCTAACACTGGAAGGCCAAACGGAG gGCATTTTGGGCGAAAAGAGAAGAATGGTTGGCGTTCACAAGGCAGAAGTGGTCCAGAAAATATAAACCAACGTGGAGCATACCATGGTGGAGGTTCCTGTacccacagcagcaccttccatTGTGGAAAAGGCGGGGGACTGCATGAAAGCAGTGTACTTGATAATGAAACTcgaaaaaaggaagacaaagaagTACCCAACCAGTTTGAGGCTGAAGATTTT CCATCTTTAAACCCTGAATATGAGAGGGAACCAAACCAGAATAAATCTCTAGCTGCAGGTGTCTGGG agtaCCCTTTAAATCCTAAATCTAGATCTCAGAGAATGCTGGTCATTAAAAAAGGCCGTACAAAAGAACTGCGGATATCTGGATTCCCAGTAGTGGGAAATCTTCGCTCACAGCCAGTAAGGAATGGAACTGGCACAAGTGTTTATAAAGGATTAGTGCCCAAACCTTTCACTCCACCTGCAAAG CCCACACAGTGGAAAAgccaagcaaaagaaaataaacttggGAATGCATTTCCTCATGAATCTGCGTATGGTGTTGGCAGTTTCTGCCCTTCCAAATCAACTGTCAAGGCATTTTCTGTAACACAAAATTCAGTGAAAGAG TGTAATCGGTCAAATTCTTCATCCTGTGTTGATAAATCTGGTCAACCTCGTTTAACAAAATTGACAAGAATGCGGACTGATAAGAAGAGTGAATTTTTGAAAGCATTGAAAAGAGATGGAGTGAAAGAGGAACATGAAGATGAGAATCATGATGGGCAAGAGAAG gATGATGAGTCCTTCAGCTTGCATAACAGCAACAGTCATTGTGAGAGAGATATAAACCGAAACTTCGAAAATGAGATTCCGCAGGAGAATGGCAATGCTTCAATTACACCTGAGCAGATTATTCAGTCTTCAGCTTTCCCTCAGGCAAATGTTCTTTCAAGCTCACTTGAGGCAGAGCATAG GTTGTTAAAGGAGATGGGCTGGCAGGAAGACAGTGAAAATGATGAGACATGTGCTCCACTAACTGAGGATGAGATGAGGGAGTTCCAAGTCATTAGTGAACAG TTACAAAAAAATGGCCTTCGGAAAAACGGCATTTTGAAAAATGGCCTcatctgtaattttaaatttagccCCTGGAAAAACAGCACTTTCAAACCAGCTCTGGAGAATGAAGATTCTGAGACAAGCAGCAGTGATACATCAGATGATGATGAGGTGTGA
- the GPBP1 gene encoding vasculin isoform X2, whose product MTLLQPGLIFLLHHHQQRSTTYASLQSSLNFEKHSENFSWTENRYEANRRRHNSSEGFDPNTGRPNGGHFGRKEKNGWRSQGRSGPENINQRGAYHGGGSCTHSSTFHCGKGGGLHESSVLDNETRKKEDKEVPNQFEAEDFPSLNPEYEREPNQNKSLAAGVWEYPLNPKSRSQRMLVIKKGRTKELRISGFPVVGNLRSQPVRNGTGTSVYKGLVPKPFTPPAKPTQWKSQAKENKLGNAFPHESAYGVGSFCPSKSTVKAFSVTQNSVKECNRSNSSSCVDKSGQPRLTKLTRMRTDKKSEFLKALKRDGVKEEHEDENHDGQEKDDESFSLHNSNSHCERDINRNFENEIPQENGNASITPEQIIQSSAFPQANVLSSSLEAEHRLLKEMGWQEDSENDETCAPLTEDEMREFQVISEQLQKNGLRKNGILKNGLICNFKFSPWKNSTFKPALENEDSETSSSDTSDDDEV is encoded by the exons GTCTACCACTTATGCTTCTTTGCAGTCATCACTGAATTTTGAGAAACATTCTGAAAATTTTTCGTGGACAGAGAATCGTTATGAAGCAAATCGCAGAAGACACAATTCTTCGGAAGGGTTTGATCCTAACACTGGAAGGCCAAACGGAG gGCATTTTGGGCGAAAAGAGAAGAATGGTTGGCGTTCACAAGGCAGAAGTGGTCCAGAAAATATAAACCAACGTGGAGCATACCATGGTGGAGGTTCCTGTacccacagcagcaccttccatTGTGGAAAAGGCGGGGGACTGCATGAAAGCAGTGTACTTGATAATGAAACTcgaaaaaaggaagacaaagaagTACCCAACCAGTTTGAGGCTGAAGATTTT CCATCTTTAAACCCTGAATATGAGAGGGAACCAAACCAGAATAAATCTCTAGCTGCAGGTGTCTGGG agtaCCCTTTAAATCCTAAATCTAGATCTCAGAGAATGCTGGTCATTAAAAAAGGCCGTACAAAAGAACTGCGGATATCTGGATTCCCAGTAGTGGGAAATCTTCGCTCACAGCCAGTAAGGAATGGAACTGGCACAAGTGTTTATAAAGGATTAGTGCCCAAACCTTTCACTCCACCTGCAAAG CCCACACAGTGGAAAAgccaagcaaaagaaaataaacttggGAATGCATTTCCTCATGAATCTGCGTATGGTGTTGGCAGTTTCTGCCCTTCCAAATCAACTGTCAAGGCATTTTCTGTAACACAAAATTCAGTGAAAGAG TGTAATCGGTCAAATTCTTCATCCTGTGTTGATAAATCTGGTCAACCTCGTTTAACAAAATTGACAAGAATGCGGACTGATAAGAAGAGTGAATTTTTGAAAGCATTGAAAAGAGATGGAGTGAAAGAGGAACATGAAGATGAGAATCATGATGGGCAAGAGAAG gATGATGAGTCCTTCAGCTTGCATAACAGCAACAGTCATTGTGAGAGAGATATAAACCGAAACTTCGAAAATGAGATTCCGCAGGAGAATGGCAATGCTTCAATTACACCTGAGCAGATTATTCAGTCTTCAGCTTTCCCTCAGGCAAATGTTCTTTCAAGCTCACTTGAGGCAGAGCATAG GTTGTTAAAGGAGATGGGCTGGCAGGAAGACAGTGAAAATGATGAGACATGTGCTCCACTAACTGAGGATGAGATGAGGGAGTTCCAAGTCATTAGTGAACAG TTACAAAAAAATGGCCTTCGGAAAAACGGCATTTTGAAAAATGGCCTcatctgtaattttaaatttagccCCTGGAAAAACAGCACTTTCAAACCAGCTCTGGAGAATGAAGATTCTGAGACAAGCAGCAGTGATACATCAGATGATGATGAGGTGTGA